The DNA segment gaagatttaaaaaaataagtggattactggctacttgaaagaaaagggaaatttcCCTGGGTGACAGCAAAATAGAACTTGTTTTTTCTGGCCTTAAGAGTCTCACATCTGCTCTGTGCATGTGTCGTGAAATGTACTTTGCTCTGCTGGGCACATTTTGATTACCCATAATGTAGAAGATGAACTTTCTCTAGTCCATTTGAATCTGTCAAAACAAAACCTCTTTAATGAATAACATTAATTTGATAAAGGTCTTACTCCAAAAACTAATGGagatttttggaaagaaaaacctgtctctgtgcttttcttcaaaatggTGCTCTATTTTGATTCAAGAGCAAGAGCTgtggttatttgaaaaaaaactttctctctcctttttctatgCAGTTCTCAATACCTTAGCAGCATTTTCTCCCTTTGCTggtaaaactgaaaaacaaatgaatgcCTTGAAAAAGGTGatgggcctgcgccgcggctcactaagctaatcctccgccttgcggcaccggcacaccgggttctagtcccggtcggggctccggattctgtcccggttgcccctcttccaggccagctctctgctgtggcccgggagtgcagtggaggatggcccaagtgcttgggccctgcaccccatgggagaccaggataagtacctggctcctgccattggatcagcgcggtgcgctggccgcagtggccattggagggtgaaccaacggcaaaaggaagacctttctctctgtctctctctctctcactgcccactctgcctgtcaaaaaaaaaaaaggtgatagtAAATGGAATTGTTTGACTTGTGAGATACTACCTTTGATATGATATATAGACTACAGCAAGTTCATACGATTGTATCAACTTATATATAAGAAGTCAATATGCTGCAAAATTGTGAAGTAAGCAAAGTTAgttttgtttccttctctgtcctcAGTTTTTGAACAGGAGTGCCTTGAATTCATGGGGTTCCGTAGATACTTTCCCTAAAGAgaatttttgattctctttactTATGACCTCattcttcacagaaaaaaattgtcaTAAACTGATTTGTTGTCATATGAGCACTTAATATGTTTGTTTAATTGTTACTGTTTTACCACATTCTGAGTGACATATTTGCATTTAACAGGAATTTGGAGAGATGGCAACTTAGTACAAAAGGGtagcttttcatttatttgtttatattttaactgacacattaaaaatatacatatttatagtatacagtgtgactttttaaaaagattaatttatttaaaggcagaattagagaaagagagagagaagagagaaagagaaatggagatatcttccatccactggttcactccccagatggctacaattgtctgggctgagccaggccaaatccaggaaccagaagccaggaacttcttacttgggccatcttgtgctgctttcctaggcacattatcaaggagttggatcataagtagagcatccaggacttgaaccggtgcccgtatgggataccagtgctataggcagtggcttaacccactgcaccatagtgtcAGCCACATGAGGGTAACTGTTAAACAGGGACTCTAGATCCTCTGACAAATTACTGAATGTTGCCAAGATTTCCAGTTAGCCTCTGCAGTAAGTCTTCTCACCTTCTTCCTTAGtaacagaatttttatttcatttgtggtGATGCTGCACCCAGAAACAAGACTATTACTAGTCTCCTCTCAATCTGCATTTAACCACGTGACTCAGTTCAGGCTTATGACATGTAAGTGGGAGTCTCCTTGAAGGATAAGGGCATGGCCTTCTATGCTACCTGGATGTAATGGCTAAACTAGAGGTATTGTAGGTTATACTGTGACCTTGAAGATGGAAAACACATACTGAGGATGGAAAACAGATGGTGCTTGGGTCAGTTGATTGGACAACCTGGACTACCTACACTTCTACTTTgtttaaattacatattttggGATTTTTCTTGTATATACAGCTGAACTTGATCCTAAAGATAGAGTAAGACACATATCTTTGGGAAATCATGGCTTTACAGATCTCTCAGCATAATTGGTAGGCTGATTCTGAAAAAAAACGTCACAGTTTGTTTTTGCGAGAAAGAAGTTTGGGAAGTTCTTGTTCTCTTGAATCCTTCTTAAAAGGTTCTGtcttatgcttatttttttttgacaggcagagtggacagtgagaaagagagacagagagaaaggtcctcccttgctgttggttcaccctccaatggccgccgtggccggcgtgcagCAACCGCCGCGCAGCAaccggcgcatggcgctgatccgaagccaggagccaggtgcttctcctggtctcccatggggtgcagggcccaagcacttgggccatcctccactgcctgcccgggccacagcagagagctggcctggaagaggggcaaccgggacagaatctggagccccgaccgggactagaaccccgtgtgccggcgccactaggtggaggattagcctagtgagccgcggcgccggccgcttaaTTGTTTATAAGGCATAGATGCTATCATGTCAAATATGTTGTGAATGACTAGGCAACAAAGAACATAACCCATGTCCTATCTGCCTTGCCACAGTGTCTACCAGGGTGCTTATCTTGTTGATTATATTAGTGTGTAACAGTTACCTTAGATTGACATGCCCTGGTAGGAAGAAACTCTCAAAGAGAAAAGTAATTTGGAGGAACAGGAAATGTAAAAGGTCAACCACAAACCATTCTGATTTCAGCATGATATGATTTAGCATAACCAAACAGCAAAAGCTATTATTGGGAGCATGAGGAATTTACATCACAGTGGTTTGCCAGATACACAAGGCTAGAGCACCATTGCTCTTTGAACAGGCACTCCCCCACCCTCAAGAAAGGATACCTGTGGATACAGTGAATTTGTGAGTAGGCAGGCCACCTGAGCCCCTTTGCAAAACAAACAAGCTCAAATCCCTGTGTTCTGTTTCTAGAGAGCCACACTACTGCTTTTCCACTGCAGTGCTCAGCTGTGCCTAGGGCCTACATCCAAAATCTCCTGCCATTGGTAGGTGTCTTGCTCTTGGCTCACTGATGACGACAAGGGTGTGAGCTTGAAATATGTTTTAGTAGCCAACATCTCTCTAAGTCTAGCAGAAATACTGCTGTTTATGGAGAAGTCAGCATGGCAAATggtagcattagcagggaatgataaaatataaacaatatgtTAATATCATTGTCAGAGATCATTTCAACACTGTGGAGGTGCtgggtgttttttgttgttgttgttgcttgaaGAATTTATTGAGGCTTGGGCCCTTGTTCAATCTGTCTCTGTGAGCCACTTTAGTAAGGATAATAGGACTGAATGTGaagtaaaagaaagaagagaaagatagGCAAATGGAATCCAAATCTCAAAGCAGCAAGTAGAAAAGTGACTATTCACTTACTGGGCTACAAATGCCAGAATTGAGTATTGATATAAATAAATTGTCAAGGCAGTTATTGGGTAAGTAGCTTTCATGCAAATTGATTTAACATACTCAAAGAGACTTAGGAGCAGGCCTTTGGAATGCCAGGGATAATATATTTTGTGTGTACATtcatacctgatttttttttttttttttttttttttatcttttatttaatgaatacaaatttccaaagtacgactcatgggttacaatggcttcccccccccataccgtccctcccaccaacaaccctcccctttcccactccctctccccttccattcacatcaagattcattttcgattatcttaatatacagaagatcagcttagtataccttaagtaagtatttcaacagtttgctccctcaTACCTGATTTTTAATATGGAAccacttttctttcttgttaGAGAACAGCATGCTGTCAGCAAAATTAAGCCCCAGAATGAAACTTCTTCATAAAAGGAAAgccaaaatgaaatcatttttaagggtataaataaaatagatccaCGCGTTTCCTGACAGCCTGAATGAGAAGGTCCATATTTATCTCAGTAAGCTTTCAGCGTTAGACTTTAGGAGCCAAAGTGACAGTTTTGGACTCAGCCAGACAGTGAGCCTTATATATAAAGATTCAAAATAGATTTCCTTTGCCCCTGGTCCTGCCAGAGATCCATTTTAGGTGTGCAGGAAGGCTCTGAGCACACTAATGCATAGTGTTCTTATGCTGAGTAGGAGCAATGGATGCCTTTGCCACACCTAACATACCTTGCTTGGAATTTAGATCCCCAAAGAATCTGAAAGGTAATATGATATTTCTTGTGATTTCACAGCAAATgtgctttttgccttttttttctcttttatacaaAGAATCATTGAAAATTGAGATGAAAATGCAAAAAGCTTGCATTGTATAATCGAAATAGATCATTAAGCTGTGGGCAACCATGGATACTTCTCATTATTCTGGTATTACAGGAATTCCTCATTCTTGTAGAAATTGTTAAAAGATGAGGAATACAAAAATGGACTTAAGTAAGATTTTTCCTCTCAAAGCCAACTTTTTGTAATAATAGTCTGAAGAACTTTGTAGCTGTGCTCTTTTATAGCTTCTTCGTTTTCTTCTAGCTTCGTTCCCTGTTTCTTTCTCACTGCTTTTGATCAAGAAAAGatttaggggtgggtgttttgtgcagcaggtaagatgccGCTTGTGATGCTCACTCtccatatcggagtgcttgggttcgaatcccagctttgcttcctattccagcttcctgcttatgtgcattttgggaggtagcaggtgatggctcaagcccttgggctcctgtcacccaatTAGGAGACTTGGATatagttctaagctcctggcttcagcctggtccagccctggctgctgtgggcatttgggcagtaagtcaacagatgtaagatctctgtctctccaccttcctttatttattataaataaataacatggaaaacaaaatagttattaaaaacgTTTAAAGGCTACCaatatatattagctattgtaCTGGCTCCTATAAGGGGCAAAATAGAGAATATGGGCACTCTGCCTTATTAACTTGCACGTTAAAATCATACATAAAGGGTCTGTGCATTGAGCAATATGTTAACTTATATGGACAAAGGATGAAGCGAAGAGGATTGAAAGTTTCATACTTAAGTAAGAGGGAAATGGGCTTTAAGAATATGCTCAAATTAGCAAAACACAACTCCACAAAGGAGATGGGATGACTAGGGAAATGGAGCTATAAGTTAAAGTGCTCAAGAAAAAACCCAGGGGGTGGGTAAGGCAGTAGGAAGAGAAAAGGGATGTGACGTGGAAGTTTAGAGTGGTTCTGAGTGAGGATATTTTGAATGAATGCAAGTGAGGACTGATTCTTATTGCAGTATATAGCTATTACAGACTCTCAGGAAAGGAAATGACAACAATAACATCtataagtgaaaaataaactttGCGTAAAAGCATTTATGTTAGCTTCAGTCTAAAATCTGGGAACTTAAGCAGGGAGGAAATTGCAACAGCTGAGCTAAGAAATAACCTGTGGCTTGGACCATAAGCACGATTGAGGGATGGTTTAGGAGGGAGAGTTGTGAGTATTTGGCAAGAGACTGAAGTGGAGGGCAAGGATATATGAAAATTACTTCAAGGTTTCTGGCTTAGGAGGTCAGAGTTACTTTGATGTAGTTCCTTGGGAGGGCAGAAGGAAGAGAGGCTGTTCTAGGATCACTGAGGTTGAGCTGAGGGGAGTATGAGGCTTGCTACAGAGTCTCCacacaggactcaaacctagggcAAAAAAGTTATGGCAGGAGAGAGATACTTTTCTCCTTTCCAACCTGGCCTGGGCCTAAGTTGAAGTGACAGATGAGTGTGTTCGGATTTGTTGATTTGTGTTATTGTTTCCCCTACCATGGGATGGTTTGAATGATTCTTTAAGCAcgtctttgtatttttgtttgaatTCAAGGTCTGCCTCATTATTAATAAGATCACACTTTGTGAAAGCATTTGAGATTAAagtatttcatttgaaaaaaacgTTTCCTGAATTAAAAGAATATgattatgggggccggcgccgtggctctcttggttaatcctccgcctgcagcgctggcatcccatatgagcaccgggttctagtcccggttgctcctcttccagtctagctctttgctgtggcctgggagggcagtggaggatggcccaagtgcttgggccctgcacctgcacgggagaccaggaggaagcacctggctcctggcttcagatctgtgcagcatgccggccttagcggccatttggggggtgaaccagtgaaggaaggcctttctctctctccctctcactgtctagctctgcctgtcaaataaaaaaaagaatatgattagGAACTCTGAGCCTGAAAATGTATTAGGAAATCatctgtacctgtgtgtgtgtgtgtgtatgtatgtatgtatgtagggGGTTCATGCATATGGATATAGCACATACAACTGTAGTTAGATATGTAAAAGTGCCTATATTTGGGCTTATATATTTAGGGAGCATTATCTTTTCATTGGAAATAGCTTTTCCTTCATTAgcggccctcccacccccagagtGTTGCATATATGATATACCAAAGACTACAAGGATTTGAATGTTTCAAGAATTTAAAGTTATTAtctggtctttttttaaaaaaacgctgttaaaatgaataatttatctttaaaaatgatagacTATCACAAAGTCCATATAACCTTAAATTAATTTAATAACTTTCTATTCAGCTGTAAATTAATGCCTGCTGTGATAAGCAAAGCACTCCAAAATGATAAGATGTTTTCTAAGttatcaataaaaaagaaaatattttcagtgatGTGCATTATtagatatattttcttctctcattctGTGAAAATTGATAACCCAAGTGTGGCATGTATACTAATTATTAATTAATGGCTGGCTAAGCTTAACTCAGTCTTAGGTATAATCCTGTCCATTATTTTCTCAACTGTTATGTAGGGGGAAATGACTTCTGACCTACAGGCATTTTGgtcaagattttatttgaaaatacttttctgACAGAAGGTTCCAGACAGATATTTTTATGACACAATAATTTTGAAGTCAAGCAATGAATGAAGGATGATATGTTCAAATGAAACTAGAAGGGGTGACGGATTAGTAGAGTATGAATTTTGAAACTTTAACTGGCTGGAACATCAAGATGACCATTACTCTCTAACCATGTGTTTTCCTTTCCCCTCtgctcccttcctcttctctttcccctTTCTTAAGCAAAGTCTGGGGTGACTAGGAACTTGGCCTTAACCTTCCTTTGAGAAAGTGGCATACTGCTAGTTCCCTGTGATTTGGAAAGGAAAATCCCATTTGATTCCTCTCCTCAGTCATTTCCTATGAAGCCTGTTCTGTGAATATTTATTATTCCTGTTTTTGCCTTGGAACATTATATAACCAGACAATGATTTAAAGAGAAGTCAAACGTGAAggttataaaatgttaaatttgtcCAAAGTTGAGTTTCTGTTCACAGAAGGAGAGCCCAGGACCCTTTTTGCTAAGTTAGCTTCCTCTTTTGCTGAGTGTATGTACTTGGAATATTTCAGTGGTGGCCTGCTGTGACTCACCTCCTGTCCAGTGGCTTAGTAGATCCTTAAGCAAGTTCGCAATATGTCTTTCAGATAATTAAACATTGAAGCTCTGCATAGAATGATATGCTTTTTATGCACCAGTTATGGGAACATTTTATCATCAGCtacttatttctattttctctgtACAGCAGAGTAAACTATAAGATTTGAAAATCATTATGCTTTGCATTTTCCTACTCCCAAACCTGATGATGAAGTATAAACTTCTGTTCTTGTCATCTAAGTGAGACAGGTCTGCTCCATGTCACTTGTTGGGAATATTCTTAGAAAACACTTACCCAGTATGTTCAGCAGCAATCAGGCCATTGGTGATGATGTAGAAGTTTATTAGAACATGAAGAGAGGAATTACCTACAAGTAATTCTGGAATATTGGCTACTAGGAGCCAAATGCCTCATAGGCAGAAATTCATTGAATAGCATGCATGTATTATATATTGGCTGCCAGAAGTTGAAGCATTTGAGCTCAAACTTCCTATTAGACCCTCCCCAGCATGCGGGCCACCCACCAGTTGCAAGGCATGATGACACGACAGATGACCCGTCCTCCTTGGTAGCAGTATGGATACGGGTAGTAACCTAGCAAAGGTTCGCAGACACGGCGGCAGTAGCGATTGCCTCGACGGCAGTAAATACAACAATAACCTCTCTCATCCAGCATGGGGTCAAATTCTATTCCATTTTCAGTCTGAAAGAAGAAGAAGCCAGTGTTGgagggggaaagttcaccaggaaGAGTTCCCACCAAGCAGGGGAGGATTACAAGACTCTATGAATTCGGTGCTGGAGAGAAATTAAACTCCCTAGCCTGATCATGGAAATATAGCAAATAGGGATCAAAATTGGTTTTGAGTGAGTCTCGCAGAAATTCCACGTTTCTTAAGCACCTTTTCTAAAACCATGATCATTTTCCTTCCAGAACTGTGATCTGAGGGGTTGGAAGTTATGTGAGGATTTCGTTTCTCCTGTCCCAAGAGCTAACATGAACGTAACTCACATAGTCATTTATTGGAAGTTCTTCCTCACTTGCTTGTCTGGCGTGACGGGTCTTCTCCACCTTCACTTGAGGGACCACCCACTGCTCATTTTGTTCAATCCCTTTTTTCTCATTGGTAGGAAAGTGAAGATCTTCACCGTCTTCTTCAAAGTCTTGTAACTCGGAAACTAAGATAATAAATACAAAGTTGTGATGCAACAGCTTTGCAAGTATTTCTGAAGGAAGTGCTGGGAAACAGCAGTTGTGGGTAGAGCTTTTCATCACATTTTCTGACTGGCATCATTTAGGAATGAACCACTTTTCCAAGCTCATTCAGATGATATTTtaagagtattaaaaaaaaaaacctgcccatTCCGCTGCACCCATACTTCTTTGCTTGTTTGGCATCATATGTTTACTGCTGTGTCTTATTAGGATACTAAATTAAAAACTGGAGGCAATGGATTTCTTGGTTCCACACAGTGACTTTACCAATggcaggtactcaataaatattttctggttGCCTTATTTGGTGTCCTctgtcctcctccctcttcctttctcttgtcATCTTAgaattttaagactttttattgAGAAATCATTTTGGATATATGGAACAATTACAGTAAAGAGTTTCCATATACCCTTCACCCAGTTTCCTCTAATGTTATCTCAGATATCCATGACATAATGATCAGAACTGAGTAGTTAACTTTGGTATAATACTATTAATTCAAGTATAGACTTTACTCATTTTTCATTAGTATTTCCACTGATGTCCTGTTTCTGTTCTAGCACACATTGCAGGGTACCACATTGCATTTACTCATATTTATTTTAAGTACCCAGAATACCAAAAGGTGTTTGCATGAGTGAGAGTTTCCTTTCCTGGGTCATATAGTAATCGGTGCTGTTCAGAGTGAGGGAGGCTGCCACTGTGTTAACTAGACAAAATATGACGTCCTGGGACTTTTGCTTTCTCTGTGGGCTGACTGGAAGTTGGGGGCTGGACTCTTCTACTCTGGACCTCTACCTCTCCATTGCTTCTTACAGCAATTCCTAAAACAGCCACAGAGAAATGTGTACTGTCCCATCTGCTGGGAGAATGCCACCATTTGTCATAGAGAATCCTTCTTAAGATGACAGTGTGTCATTTTAgctcttctcttctctgttctTGGGTTGGATCCACAGTGGTTTGAGCAACAGTCTGGTATCCATCCCTACTGCCATGAATATAGATGTACAAAGAAAGACAGATTAGCTTTTTGCTATCGCTAGTCACATTAGGGTGATGCTACCTTTGCTGGGATATTTAAAAGCCTGTCAGCATTAATTTATCTGATTTATAACTTGGCTGTGAAAAATTCCCTCCTCACTGGCAGTCAGCATATACAGTCTCCTCCAAGAAGATATAAGCTGATCATTTGTTTTCCTAGAAATGTAGTCTCTGAATGTTGGAAACATTAATCTGTTACCATCTttggagaaggagggagatgaGAATGAGGTTGGCATACCTGCTATTAGAGTGGGATTGATCCAATACATGGTCACATTATCACAAATCTCCAAAATTTTGGAGTTTTTAAGAAAATCTCGGTTTTCAATAGGCTTTTCTGCTGGGACCCAAATCACTGACTGTTCAAAGAAAGTTGTGGTAATTTCTTCATTCTGAAAGAAGAATGTAGTTCAGGGTGTAATTGGcagagaaattaataaaatgagtAAGACGTTATGGAATACTGGAAAACAATATGTCCTGAGTCTGAATAACAATTCTAATTCTAGGCTGCTGCTGAACTCACTCTGTGCTAGGTATACTATAGTTATCCTTGAGGGTGTTAATAACTGAtcccttgtcgctccccgtcttcatgggggaacgacactaagccctgcctaggcttcatatccgagtcacggcaccattatgtcgctccccctcttcgtggaggagcaacacagaaccctgcctaggcttcatatccgagtcacggcaccattatgtcgctccccctcttcgtggaggagcaacacaggaccctgcgctgttctttcgtctgctcggccctccccgggattgctgctggttcttcccgggttggctactatcccttccacctccgtggaagggcagttccccctggccgcattccccacttccgcaggggagcggcacaccgccagccggctctctggggggctgcacaggtgttccttcagctagatgttccccatagatgttcccggtgcatgccgtctctctcctcctttatagtcctcctcagccaatcctaactcggctgcccacacgccgagtacgctgctctcctccaatcaggagcaagtcctacagtttattagttgaactggaggcagctgtgcggaagctgtttacttctctcccagcgccacactgtgggagagcagatgcacagaacaagtcccaattcgagtaactcagtctagtctggattgctccccacagatccccctttctttttatttttggcgttgatacgcgcctgtcttcggtgtcccgcggcacacactctgctctacttgctagagttgccacaggctcttacaagtcctatcaatcaggaaaaccgaatctgggtcctctcttcgccattgtgaggaggtttttaggcgctgatgcgtgcctgtgttcggtgccctgcagcgcatgctctgctctgcccgcaggggacttacaagacctatca comes from the Oryctolagus cuniculus chromosome X, mOryCun1.1, whole genome shotgun sequence genome and includes:
- the TNMD gene encoding tenomodulin (The RefSeq protein has 1 substitution compared to this genomic sequence) — encoded protein: MAKNPPENCEDCHILNAEAFKSKKICKSLKICGLVFGILALTLIVLFWGSKYFWPETPKKTYDMEHTFYSNGEKKKIYMEIDPMTRTEIFRSGNGTDETLEVHDFKNGYTGIYFVGLQKCFIKTQIKVIPEFSEPEEEIDENEEITTTFFEQSVIWVPAEKPIENRDFLKNSKILEICDNVTMYWINPTLIAVSELQDFEEDGEDLHFPTNEKKGIEQNEQWVVPQVKVEKTRHARQASEEELPINDYTENGIEFDPMLDERGYCCIYCRRGNRYCRRVCEPLLGYYPYPYCYQGGRVICRVIMPCNWWVARMLGRV